AGCAGGATAGTTCTCCTAGCTGCTGCTCAGATTACGAGGTAGGATCATGCTGGGCTCAGTGCTTCTGACCCAGTGCAATGTTGAGGGGTTTGGAGCCAAGGATGCGGCCGTTCATCTCAGCCATTGCTTTAGCCGCTGCCTCCGGGGAGAAGAAGCAGATCAAGCCAAAGCCTTtgctctgccctgcttcctgcaTCACTTTAACCCTGCAAATGGACCCAAAGACTGAAAATTCCTTGCGCAGTGTTTCATCATCTATGGTGTCATCCAAGTTCTTAATGTAGAGCTTAGCTGCCTGGCGTGCACggattctttcctttttcatctgCTCAAACATTTCCTTTAACTCAGCCTGTCGTTCTACCTTCTTCTGGGCTCTGCCTACAAAAATCGTCTGCCCGTTTATGTCCTGTCCATTCATGTCTTCAACTGCGTTTTTCGCAGCCTCGTGGCTATCAAAACTCACAAATCCAAAGCCTTTGGACTTCCCAGTGGCATCTTTCATCACCTTAACACTCAAAGTTTGGCCATATTTGCTGAAAACTTCCCTGAGCTTTTCATCGTCTATGTCATCTCCAAAGTTTTTGATATACACATTAGTGAATTCGGTTGGTTTGTCTCTGAGCTCAGCCTCCCGATCCTTGCGGCTTTTGAATCTGGCCACGAACAAAGTGCTCTCCCTCAGCAGTTTCCCATTCATCGCCTCAATGGCCCTGTCTGCCGCTCTCCGGTCCTGGTAGTGCACGAAGCCATAACCCTTGGAGCCTTCTCCATCAGACATCACCTTGGAAGACATGATTGTTCCAAAAGGTGAGAAGTGTTCATACAAGGTTTTGTTATCAATGGATTTGTCCAGATTCTTGATAAACACATTCCCGACTCCCGATCTCCTCAGGCAAGCATCCCGTTGAGACCACATGAGACGGATGGGTTTACCTTTGATCACGTCAAAGTTCATGGTGACTAAGGCCTTCTGGGCATCATTAACCTGGAGAAAATTGACATAGGCGTAGCCTAGTGAGCGATGGGAAATCAGGTCCCTGCAGATTCGGATGGACAACACCGGCCCCACTGTGCTGAACTTCCTGAAGAGCATGTCCTCAGTGACATCTTCGTGGAGGTCACCCACGTACAGGGAAGCTGCACGGTACTTAGCTTCCAGactcatctttttcttcttggcttgtttggtttatttctttttttgaccCCAACACTACAAGCCTGCAGCTCTCAAGGATGTAGCTTCCTGCAAGAGGGGAAGTGCAGTCAAAACTCAGGACCTGCACAGTGGCCTCCAAAGACCACTTAGAGGTCCAGCTACAGACAGGGTCAGTTGCACTTTCCAGGCAACAcctagtctaaaaaaaaaaaaaagccagaaaccCATGTCCTCTCCTGGTAGTTGGCAATCTGCCTTCAGCTCTCAGCTTTCCTTCCCTTCCAACTCAGCAACAACTTACAAGTGGCTGGCCAGGACAGGCCCTTCATCTGCCTCCATCCCAGGCTCTGGTGGCTGGTTTCCGAGCACAAACAGGCCCAGACCCTGTGGTGTGTTCGCGTGTTCCGCTGGCTTAACCTTCCAGCCAAGCTTGGGGCGAGCAAGGCAGCGGGGGTGTTGAACCCAGGCCCAGCACTGGAGCCCCCCCCCCGTCTGTCCCGCGCAGGGAGCCCGACCCACGCCGCCCTCCCTGCGGCTGAGAGCGCGCCTGGGCCGCgtccctgacccccaccccccaccccggtGACCGGAGGCGCCCGGGAGGATCCTGGCTGAAGACTGAAGCTCACCAGGTTATGGACTGCAGGCGGCAGGAACCCGGAGCTCGCTGGCTAGCACTGTTTGCTCTTTcacacttttttgggggggaccGTGCTCCTCCCCCGCCCCTCTGGCTCGctccccagcctctgctgctGGGCTCAGGGAAGGAGGCGGTGTCATGGGTGGAGAAAACGTCTGGGGGTGTGGCCGGGAAACCCACCACCaggctgctcccccaccccacccccgcgcaccccccacccccaccggtCTGTTTTGTCCACGCCAGCCCTCCCAAGCAAAGATAGGGACCCTGGAAGTCCTGGAAACAACCTGTGATGGCTTTGACCAGGTCCCGacctggtcacacacacacagctagccCAGCAACTTTCTGCAGAATCTgcagtccctccctcccaggaaACTCAGAGCCTCACTTGCTTTTTCTTGCAGGtcaacttttaaaagatttactttttaaa
This region of Mus caroli chromosome 3, CAROLI_EIJ_v1.1, whole genome shotgun sequence genomic DNA includes:
- the Pabpc4l gene encoding polyadenylate-binding protein 4-like, which codes for MSLEAKYRAASLYVGDLHEDVTEDMLFRKFSTVGPVLSIRICRDLISHRSLGYAYVNFLQVNDAQKALVTMNFDVIKGKPIRLMWSQRDACLRRSGVGNVFIKNLDKSIDNKTLYEHFSPFGTIMSSKVMSDGEGSKGYGFVHYQDRRAADRAIEAMNGKLLRESTLFVARFKSRKDREAELRDKPTEFTNVYIKNFGDDIDDEKLREVFSKYGQTLSVKVMKDATGKSKGFGFVSFDSHEAAKNAVEDMNGQDINGQTIFVGRAQKKVERQAELKEMFEQMKKERIRARQAAKLYIKNLDDTIDDETLRKEFSVFGSICRVKVMQEAGQSKGFGLICFFSPEAAAKAMAEMNGRILGSKPLNIALGQKH